The genomic stretch AATCGGAACAAGACAACGTGAGGGCTCCTAGCACCACGTATACTAAAAATTTCAATTTTCGTATCATATCCACACTTGTTTTAAAATCTTACACCTAAGGAAAAACTCAATGAGCGGGCAAAAGGATAATCCAAGCCTCGTTCCTCTTTGAAAGAAGAGATCCGGAAAATATCATTCATGTAAACCCGGAAATTCATCCCCTGAATTCCCGCTACCCGTAGCCATGCCGCATCCATATCATAACCGATGGAAATGGACTCTCCGGAAAAGGTGTTTTCCGTCACCACGAAACGGGAAGACATCGGCGTGGAAGCATAATTATCAATCGCCTTGAATTTCGACTTGTCCCCCGGTTTCTTCCAACGATCATACAAAGCCCGCTTGTCCTGATTCCTACCGATATTGTCTTGGGTGATATTTTCCACTTTATCATACAATGCCGAAGCCATTGTTTCGCCTCCTAATTGGTAACGGAAACTAAAGGAAGCCGACAATTTTTTATAATAAAAGGACATCCCGACAATACCTTCCACATCCGGTACCGATGAGCCCACGATGACCTCGTCTGAAGCGGAATACAAGAATGTTTGCGTACCATCTTTCTTCAAAAAGAGCTCCCGCCCGGTCGCCGGATCGATACCCAAGGAAGGAACGGCCCACAAGTCATCGGGACTGCCACCCTCGTAATAACGGTTCAGCACGGTAGAACTACCAATCTTGTTCAAGTAATCCAATTTATCCCCGATGTCACGATATTCCGAATGGTTCGCCCGGGCGTTCATGTTTATACTGCAAGACAAATCCTTTTTCCGCAGAAAAACATAATTCAATGTCCCCGTCCATCCCCTGGAAATTTGCCTCCCCATGTTCGTGTATAGGCTCGTCGCCGCGGCAGAAGGGGGCATCCCGATAGAAACCAGCAAGGGGTCCGTGTCTTTAAAGTAGTAATCAAACGTGACCCGGATCCGGTTATTCAGGATAGACAGATCGACCCCGATATTTTTATCTACCGTTCGTTGCCATTCCAAATCCTTATTCCCGTATTTCTGAATCAACGCACTCGCCCCAAACATATTTTGCAATTCCACGTTGTACACGTAGGTCTTTTGCGATATGTAGGCATCGAAATTCTCGTTCCCGGGATTACCGATCGACCCCCGGATTTTCAAATTGTTGATCCATCCCAATTTCTTTATAAATTCCTCGTTATGAATATTCCATGCCAAACCGACAGCCCACGTCGTGGAGAAAAGTTTGTTACTACCGAAAACGGAAGTACCATCTGCCCGCAGGTTGAAGTCCATCAGATAACGATTATCATAGGAGTAGTTCAAATTCATGAAAAAACTGGTAGAACGCCGACGGTCGTTCGAGTAGGTCGGTTTCTGATTTTCCCGAAAACCCGTGGAATAGGCCGGATTCTTGTGGAAATCATCGTTAAACCCGACTACACTATAACCGGAAGCCTCAGAACGAGATTCACTAAACGACCACCCTCCCACGAAGTTCACTTGATGAATATTCTTAAATATTTTACCGAAAATAATGTTCAGGTCTCCATTATATGAAAAACTTTCATTCTGATTAAACGAAAAAGATCCCTTCTTCAATTTCTCGGTCTGCAAGAAATCCGTGTGATTCGGTGACTTGAAAGCCTCAGTTTTCGAGATACTCTTGGATATTCCCAAGCGAGCCCGTAGTCTCAGTGCATCGAAGGTTGTCCATTCCATCGTGAAGTTGTCCCTCAACGCGAGATCCTTGGAGGTATTCGTGTTTTCAATGTTCCACACGTACAAGGGGTTCAACATATCTTCCCCGTAAAGTCCTGTCTTTCTCTCCAAGTACATGGGAATTACACCGTTTTCCTGTTTTTTCCGGTAATAGGGATTTGCCCTTGAAAACTGGGAAAAAGCCACCGGTTCACGTTCCGAATTGGAAAGATCCACACTCGCTTTGTTCGAGAACAGAAGACCTTTTCTACGGTAAATCAAATCAATGTTCACGCCCAAACCGTCACGATCGGACTTTTTCATCACACCGTCCCGGTTATTATAGCTGATACCTAAGCCGTAGCGCATGGCCTGGTCGCCACCGTCAATATACAAGTTGTGAGAATGGTTGAAGACGGTTCGCAACGGTTCGTTTAACCAATACGTGTCCACACCCCTCAATACTTCTTTCAAACGAGTATAATAATCCTGCATCTTTTGAAGTTTGTCGACAAACCCGTCGTAACCTTCCAATGGCGAATAGCGTCCAGCCAATAGTTCGTATTCTAATTTCTCGGAAGCGTTCATCAAATTATAATCAGACAAATCCGCAAACGAAATCCCATAATTTCCACTATACGATAAACGTAACTGCCCCGATTCCGGTGCTTTTGTCTCCACGACAATCACACCGTTAGCCGCCTTCGACCCGTAGATCGCCGTGGAAGCCGCATCTTTCAAAATAGTCACGCTTGCCACCCGATCCATGTTCAAGTTGATAATAGTTTCCAACGTGGTTTCCACTCCATCCAAAATGAACAAAGGCTGATTGGGATCATTCTCGAATTCCGTTTGCAATCCCACGACACTCGTCTTTCCACGAATCTCAATCTTGGGCATACGATTTGGATCCGATCCCCACTGTTTGCTTTCCACCACTAGCATGGCCGGATCCAGTGTTTTCAAACTCTGGATGATATTCTGTGCACCAACCATTTTCAATTCCTTGGCCGAATAAGTCGAAGCCGATCCCGTGTAGCTATTCTTATCCCGGGAGTAGATACCCGTGATGATCACTTCTTCAAGGTCTTCCACCTCATCCGCCATCGTGACAATAATTTTCTTCCCCGGTGTCACGTCCTTTTCCACCGGTTTCATCCCGATAAACGAGAAGACCAGTACAGATTTTCCTGTTTTTGTTGCCGGGAAACGAAATTTCCCATGCGTGTCCGTGGAAGTACCCGTTTGAGTACCTTTTAACAAGACAGTTACTCCGGGCAACGGATTCCCTTCCGTATCCATAACTTCTCCCTCATAAAATCCTAGTTTTTGGGATCCTGGCTTCTCTGCCGAAACGACCGAATCCTGACGAACGGAATTTCCCGACAAGGGAACGGAAATACTTTCTATCCGGGTTGTACCACTCATCTCGGCCCGTGTAAACAACGGAAACCCAAGTAATAAAACGATAAGTAATTGGGTAACCGCAGTGACTGTCTTTCTTTCCGATAGCAATTTTTGCCGAAAAAATTTCCTCTCATAAGTTTTTTTCATAACTTTGATTATTAATTGGTTTATAAAACTAATGATGCAAGGGGGTGATATTCAACGTGCAAAGTTTAAGATTCACCCTCTTTTTTCATCTTTCCCTTAAAAATATCTCTTTAATTTTCCATGATTTATAAATTTTGGGTCTTTATTCATTCCATTCATTTTAGTTAAGTTGCAACCTTAATATCCTTTATCTCCGAAAATTTCTTTTATAAGCCGATCCCCAAAAATGATACAATAAAAAAAGCGAGGATCGTCAATAGCTCTATCTAAACTGAGGCATCGCCAAACGCCCGGAAGTAAATAGACAACGATCCACGCCTAACCAGCGTGAACTCACCGTCTAATCCTACTTCCTCAAATTGGCGATTTTCAGTCTAAGATTAGCATAAACTCACAATATTTTTAAGACAGGCTCTCCTGCCTATTCGTATCATATCTGCAAATATATAAATACTTTTTCATTTTTCAATATTTTTTCTAATTTTAGAATTAACCAAAATAAAACTATATTGCTAAATCTAAAGAGATAAATTATCCTTATTATATCCAACACAATGATTACATCATAGTCACCAATGTTGGATATGACTGTGAGCAAAAAGAGGTCATATATGCTCTCAAAAAAACACGACCGCAACTCGTATCACTACAAGTCACGGTCATGATATATGGTTGTAAAAAAAATTAATCTTCCACGCAACGAATAAAACAAGCATCACTTTTGTCATCTCCACCGGCATTCGGGAAAACATTAGCCTTATCTAACGAGTTAAAATCAAAAGTAAAATAATTTATATCCCAAGCAATTTTAGAACCGGGATCGACTTTATTATTCAACCAATAAACCGCACCCGGCCGCCGGAATAGGTCATAGAATAAAGGATTATTTTTAGGTTCGGGATAATAATCTATTCTCCCGGAAGAATACCTAAGGACTCCTCTTGCATTAGTTGCCGCGTTAAACCGAGTTCCTCCCCATGGCTCATAATCATAATTCCTCCGATGTCCATATCCCGATGCTCCTACCGGGAAAAACACAAACTTTCCATTACTCTTGTTATACACGAAACATCCTCTCATTCCATAACCACTAACACGTTTCCCATCTGCTCCCACGCGATATTCATAAACATCTTGAATCGTAGTACAAGGTTCATTAGTCTCATCACCATAAAGTACCCCATATCCCTGTTGAATATTTTTATCATCAAAAAGAGCTTTATAATCCTCGTACTTTGCGATTCTTACCCCGTTCCCTAAATTCACCTTCCACGTGGGAGATGTATTGAAAGTGCCGGCATCGATCTGTTCCCAGAGCAAAGTTCCTTCCCTTCCGA from Butyricimonas virosa encodes the following:
- a CDS encoding SusC/RagA family TonB-linked outer membrane protein → MKKTYERKFFRQKLLSERKTVTAVTQLLIVLLLGFPLFTRAEMSGTTRIESISVPLSGNSVRQDSVVSAEKPGSQKLGFYEGEVMDTEGNPLPGVTVLLKGTQTGTSTDTHGKFRFPATKTGKSVLVFSFIGMKPVEKDVTPGKKIIVTMADEVEDLEEVIITGIYSRDKNSYTGSASTYSAKELKMVGAQNIIQSLKTLDPAMLVVESKQWGSDPNRMPKIEIRGKTSVVGLQTEFENDPNQPLFILDGVETTLETIINLNMDRVASVTILKDAASTAIYGSKAANGVIVVETKAPESGQLRLSYSGNYGISFADLSDYNLMNASEKLEYELLAGRYSPLEGYDGFVDKLQKMQDYYTRLKEVLRGVDTYWLNEPLRTVFNHSHNLYIDGGDQAMRYGLGISYNNRDGVMKKSDRDGLGVNIDLIYRRKGLLFSNKASVDLSNSEREPVAFSQFSRANPYYRKKQENGVIPMYLERKTGLYGEDMLNPLYVWNIENTNTSKDLALRDNFTMEWTTFDALRLRARLGISKSISKTEAFKSPNHTDFLQTEKLKKGSFSFNQNESFSYNGDLNIIFGKIFKNIHQVNFVGGWSFSESRSEASGYSVVGFNDDFHKNPAYSTGFRENQKPTYSNDRRRSTSFFMNLNYSYDNRYLMDFNLRADGTSVFGSNKLFSTTWAVGLAWNIHNEEFIKKLGWINNLKIRGSIGNPGNENFDAYISQKTYVYNVELQNMFGASALIQKYGNKDLEWQRTVDKNIGVDLSILNNRIRVTFDYYFKDTDPLLVSIGMPPSAAATSLYTNMGRQISRGWTGTLNYVFLRKKDLSCSINMNARANHSEYRDIGDKLDYLNKIGSSTVLNRYYEGGSPDDLWAVPSLGIDPATGRELFLKKDGTQTFLYSASDEVIVGSSVPDVEGIVGMSFYYKKLSASFSFRYQLGGETMASALYDKVENITQDNIGRNQDKRALYDRWKKPGDKSKFKAIDNYASTPMSSRFVVTENTFSGESISIGYDMDAAWLRVAGIQGMNFRVYMNDIFRISSFKEERGLDYPFARSLSFSLGVRF